The proteins below are encoded in one region of Chloroflexota bacterium:
- the nusA gene encoding transcription termination factor NusA — MKSDFIAAINQVCSEKGLSKDIVLRALEAALVSAYKRNFGSGGNQGVEVKVDPQSGMVMVYRHKRVVEEVKDDRSEIHLTEARNLKEDVGIGDIIAVESTPQNFGRIAAQTAKQVILQRLREAEREMIYEEYADREGDIITGVVSRIEGKTVVIDLGKIEAVLPVTEQVSMETHRIGQRLKVLIVEVQRSNKGPQLVVSRSHRGLLKRLFELEVPEVYNGVVEIKSIAREPGARSKVAVVARQEGIDPIGSCVGPRGVRIQNIVSELNGEKIDVVQWHENPSTFVANALSPAQVISVDINEADKTATVIVPDRQLSLAIGKEGQNARLAARLTGWRIDIKSASPDQLAGKSEKGETSVDELPVAPVEIGEGDG, encoded by the coding sequence ATGAAAAGCGACTTTATCGCCGCCATCAATCAGGTGTGCAGCGAGAAGGGCTTGTCAAAGGATATAGTGCTGCGTGCCCTTGAGGCCGCCTTGGTCTCGGCTTACAAGCGCAACTTTGGTAGTGGAGGCAACCAGGGAGTCGAAGTTAAAGTTGATCCCCAATCGGGCATGGTAATGGTTTACAGGCACAAGCGCGTAGTGGAGGAGGTCAAAGATGACCGTTCCGAAATACATCTCACTGAGGCCCGGAATCTAAAGGAAGATGTCGGGATTGGGGATATCATCGCTGTAGAGAGCACGCCACAGAACTTTGGACGCATCGCGGCACAAACGGCCAAGCAAGTGATTCTCCAGCGGCTTCGAGAAGCCGAACGCGAGATGATCTACGAGGAGTATGCTGACCGTGAAGGCGATATCATCACCGGTGTGGTCAGCCGTATAGAGGGCAAAACGGTGGTCATCGATTTGGGCAAGATAGAGGCAGTTTTGCCCGTAACTGAGCAGGTGTCTATGGAAACTCACCGCATTGGGCAACGGCTGAAGGTGCTTATCGTTGAGGTACAGCGCTCAAATAAGGGACCTCAACTGGTGGTCTCCCGCAGTCATCGTGGCCTACTGAAGCGCCTGTTTGAGTTGGAGGTGCCTGAGGTTTATAACGGCGTCGTCGAAATTAAGTCGATTGCGCGTGAACCTGGGGCTCGTTCTAAGGTGGCCGTCGTGGCTCGTCAAGAGGGGATCGATCCAATCGGTTCCTGCGTCGGACCACGCGGGGTAAGAATTCAAAACATCGTCAGTGAGCTGAATGGCGAAAAGATAGATGTAGTGCAATGGCATGAGAACCCCAGTACATTTGTGGCTAATGCGCTCAGTCCGGCGCAGGTGATATCAGTGGATATCAATGAGGCTGATAAGACGGCCACAGTAATCGTGCCGGACCGTCAACTTTCACTGGCTATTGGCAAAGAGGGTCAGAACGCCAGGCTGGCGGCCAGGCTGACTGGTTGGAGGATTGATATCAAGTCGGCCTCCCCAGACCAACTCGCCGGCAAGTCGGAAAAGGGTGAGACGAGTGTAGACGAACTGCCGGTTGCGCCAGTCGAGATAGGAGAGGGGGATGGGTGA
- a CDS encoding YlxR family protein, protein MSLPLKAVKRPKGSRPKHIPQRTCVACQQVRPKRELVRVVRTPTGRIEVDPTGKRSGRGAYLCRARSCWELSWKKRSLEYVLQTKINPEDRAQLEQFVSTLPEEEPLSGGLEGGIG, encoded by the coding sequence ATGTCCCTGCCCCTTAAAGCTGTGAAAAGACCGAAGGGATCACGTCCGAAGCATATACCTCAGCGAACCTGTGTTGCTTGTCAGCAAGTCAGGCCGAAACGCGAGCTGGTACGGGTCGTCCGTACACCCACTGGTCGTATTGAAGTGGATCCGACGGGTAAGAGGTCCGGGCGGGGTGCTTATCTTTGTCGAGCGAGGTCCTGTTGGGAACTATCATGGAAAAAAAGGAGCCTGGAGTACGTCTTACAAACCAAGATCAACCCGGAGGATAGGGCGCAGCTTGAGCAGTTTGTGAGCACTCTGCCAGAGGAAGAGCCATTGTCTGGTGGTCTAGAAGGGGGGATAGGATGA
- the rbfA gene encoding 30S ribosome-binding factor RbfA, with protein MTSRRVERVNELIRVELSEMINRQMKDPRLIGMISVTEVQTAPDLRHAKVYISIMGTEEERQLSFSTLQRATGFFRRELGERLSLRRIPELSLHLDESLERGDRILRLLREIGQDVENKAPLSKKK; from the coding sequence ATGACATCGCGACGTGTGGAACGAGTCAACGAACTAATCCGAGTAGAACTCAGCGAGATGATCAACCGGCAGATGAAGGATCCGCGTCTAATCGGCATGATCAGTGTTACAGAGGTACAGACGGCCCCCGATCTGCGCCATGCCAAGGTTTATATCAGTATAATGGGCACAGAGGAGGAACGTCAGTTATCCTTTAGCACCCTACAGAGGGCTACCGGCTTCTTTCGCCGAGAACTGGGGGAACGTTTATCTCTACGCCGTATACCGGAGCTGAGTCTGCACCTTGATGAGTCTCTTGAACGTGGCGATCGTATCTTAAGGCTATTGCGCGAGATTGGCCAGGACGTGGAGAATAAAGCGCCGTTGAGTAAGAAGAAGTGA
- a CDS encoding bifunctional oligoribonuclease/PAP phosphatase NrnA produces MNAGELIRDSNHITVVCHVSPDGDAIGTMLAFGFALAKLNKQCLLISPDPIPQALKFLPDIEKVSSLARKLPLTDLIITLEVGELTRLGAVYTENQGLFQAVPILNIDHHVTNGFFGTVNLVDPNAAALAEQAFLLFHDLNVAIDLPIATCLLTAVVTDTQCFRTPNTSVTTLKVAIILMETGASLSWIVKQVYKTFPLSTLHLWGIVLNKVQWQGKIVWASVPLGAMRKSGATSDQIEGLVDLLAAVENSSVAILFRETESGTVRVSLRSSDDLDVSEVAAHFNGGGHKRAAGFSQHGRLIEIQQSVIAYVDGLLSRG; encoded by the coding sequence GTGAACGCCGGTGAACTCATTCGTGACTCGAATCATATCACTGTTGTTTGCCACGTATCACCTGATGGCGATGCCATCGGGACGATGCTTGCCTTCGGTTTTGCTCTGGCCAAGCTGAATAAACAATGCCTTCTCATCTCTCCTGATCCTATTCCCCAGGCACTTAAGTTTCTTCCCGATATAGAGAAGGTCTCTTCGCTAGCGCGGAAGCTGCCGCTAACCGATCTAATCATCACCTTAGAGGTGGGAGAGCTCACTCGCCTAGGGGCGGTCTACACGGAGAATCAGGGACTCTTTCAGGCGGTGCCCATTCTAAATATAGATCATCACGTGACCAATGGCTTTTTTGGCACAGTCAACCTTGTTGATCCCAATGCCGCAGCCCTGGCAGAGCAAGCGTTCCTCCTCTTCCATGATTTGAATGTAGCTATAGATCTGCCGATAGCCACCTGTCTGCTGACCGCTGTAGTCACGGATACGCAGTGCTTTCGCACTCCCAATACAAGTGTGACGACGCTCAAAGTGGCCATCATACTGATGGAGACGGGTGCGTCGCTATCTTGGATCGTAAAGCAGGTTTATAAGACGTTTCCTTTATCAACACTCCATCTCTGGGGGATTGTTCTTAATAAAGTGCAGTGGCAGGGGAAGATTGTCTGGGCCAGCGTGCCGCTTGGGGCCATGCGGAAATCCGGGGCGACCTCCGATCAAATCGAGGGTCTGGTAGATTTGTTGGCTGCGGTGGAGAACAGCTCCGTGGCCATCCTCTTTCGGGAAACAGAATCTGGTACGGTGAGGGTTAGCCTGCGCTCCTCTGATGATCTTGATGTGTCCGAAGTTGCGGCCCACTTCAATGGGGGTGGACACAAGAGAGCGGCCGGCTTCTCGCAGCACGGCCGTTTGATAGAGATACAGCAATCCGTTATCGCCTATGTTGACGGCCTGTTATCTCGTGGCTAG
- the truB gene encoding tRNA pseudouridine(55) synthase TruB — MDGIFNINKPAGLTSFDAVAAVRRFSGQRRVGHAGTLDPLAEGVLLICLGKATRVVEYLARARKIYCAEIYLGVSTDTFDALGRVVAVCEVEVGQDEVEKVLRSLVGKRCQVPPMYSAIKRGGVPLYKLARAGKEVEREPREVEIYAIRLINWQRPLLRIALECSKGTYVRSIAQEIGERLGCGAHLSHLSRLAVGHFTIDDSIPLADLEDAFLQEYWSSLIYPLDEGLLDHDAVILSAESERVVKNGRPWGPKSGPSKGHSYDEIGPCRAYTASGEMIAVLEFDPRGQHWLSQKVFV, encoded by the coding sequence ATGGATGGCATCTTCAACATTAATAAGCCCGCGGGGCTGACCTCTTTTGATGCTGTGGCGGCGGTCCGTCGTTTTTCTGGACAACGACGTGTTGGCCATGCCGGCACACTCGATCCGCTGGCGGAGGGGGTGCTACTTATTTGCCTGGGTAAGGCGACGCGGGTTGTCGAGTATCTAGCCAGGGCAAGGAAGATTTACTGTGCAGAAATCTACCTGGGCGTCAGCACCGATACTTTTGATGCGCTGGGGCGGGTAGTTGCGGTATGTGAAGTTGAGGTTGGCCAGGATGAGGTAGAGAAGGTGCTTCGTTCTTTGGTGGGAAAGCGGTGCCAAGTCCCGCCGATGTATTCGGCCATAAAGAGAGGCGGTGTGCCGCTATACAAATTGGCCCGAGCCGGGAAAGAGGTTGAGCGTGAACCTCGAGAAGTGGAGATCTATGCAATTAGACTAATCAATTGGCAACGTCCGTTGTTACGGATTGCATTAGAGTGCAGCAAAGGCACCTATGTGCGCTCCATCGCCCAGGAGATCGGGGAACGCTTAGGTTGTGGGGCGCATCTCAGCCATCTCTCGCGTTTGGCAGTGGGACATTTCACTATTGATGACTCTATCCCTTTAGCTGATTTGGAGGATGCGTTTTTGCAGGAATACTGGTCTAGTCTTATCTATCCCCTTGATGAAGGGCTTTTGGATCACGATGCTGTTATCCTCAGTGCGGAAAGCGAGAGGGTTGTTAAGAACGGTCGGCCCTGGGGGCCGAAATCAGGTCCCAGCAAAGGGCATTCCTATGATGAGATCGGACCCTGCCGGGCTTACACCGCTTCCGGTGAGATGATCGCTGTCTTAGAATTTGATCCGCGTGGGCAACATTGGCTATCGCAGAAGGTGTTTGTATAA
- a CDS encoding bifunctional riboflavin kinase/FAD synthetase, translated as MLDLLGMSSNDKAVVTIGVMDGVHLGHQYLLGQVVSRARKLDCSSAVITFDPHPQIVLMPETHQGYLTSLEERITLIKEQGIDIVAVLRFDKEVAKMSAQRFVRLVCQHIHMVELWVGPDFALGYKRRGTVAALSRIGSRAGFTVCTVPPLLVKGEVVSSTQIRQLVASGDVVGAAKLLGRPPSIIGQVGVGMKRGQTIGYATANLSVSGDRLIPAEGVYAARTLLNEQQYAAVVNIGTRPTFGERDRTVEVHLLDFSGDIYGQTLKVEFIERLRDEIRFANADLLAGQIQFDVARARGLLGRRETQSTRWT; from the coding sequence GTGCTTGATTTATTGGGGATGAGTTCGAATGACAAGGCGGTGGTGACCATTGGGGTCATGGATGGCGTGCATCTCGGTCACCAATATTTACTTGGGCAGGTGGTTAGCCGGGCAAGGAAGTTAGATTGTTCCTCAGCTGTGATCACCTTTGATCCTCATCCTCAAATCGTCCTCATGCCCGAAACGCACCAGGGCTATCTGACCAGCCTGGAAGAAAGGATCACCCTTATCAAAGAACAAGGGATCGACATCGTCGCCGTTTTACGTTTCGATAAAGAAGTAGCTAAAATGTCGGCTCAACGCTTTGTCCGCTTAGTGTGTCAGCACATTCATATGGTGGAGTTATGGGTAGGGCCGGACTTTGCCCTCGGCTATAAGCGGCGGGGGACGGTTGCGGCCCTGAGTCGTATAGGATCAAGGGCTGGCTTCACCGTTTGCACCGTACCACCGTTACTGGTTAAGGGGGAGGTAGTGAGCAGCACCCAGATTCGCCAGTTGGTGGCCTCCGGCGATGTTGTCGGTGCGGCTAAACTGCTTGGCCGCCCGCCAAGTATCATTGGCCAGGTGGGCGTCGGTATGAAGCGAGGTCAAACAATAGGCTACGCCACGGCCAACCTCTCTGTGAGTGGCGATCGCCTGATACCAGCTGAGGGAGTCTATGCTGCTCGCACTCTGTTGAATGAGCAGCAGTATGCGGCCGTGGTGAACATCGGCACGAGGCCAACCTTCGGTGAGCGTGACCGAACAGTCGAAGTACATCTGCTTGATTTCTCTGGTGACATCTATGGCCAAACCTTGAAAGTGGAATTCATTGAACGATTGCGTGATGAGATTCGTTTTGCCAATGCCGATTTACTGGCCGGTCAGATTCAGTTCGATGTGGCCAGGGCGCGAGGTTTACTGGGCCGGAGGGAGACGCAAAGTACAAGATGGACCTAG